The following proteins are encoded in a genomic region of Alteromonadaceae bacterium 2753L.S.0a.02:
- a CDS encoding prolyl oligopeptidase family protein, with product MILRFIFIAIAAIQIYPATSYSIEPASNYFSEDGILYAAVAPNGKSLASVYSKNNTQNIYMVDLSTLQKRQIFSTAQYNQEDSAIVDLAWLDNRYIALQFKQFHQGIEDIIDTKSRERLIILDSSATQNSIRSVRTKGWLVHSLPTVPTSFLYAKSGVYSKLYTLNVESLAEDKVKLGKLDRVDGGQFKPSNELRSIAGYAIRWFLTESGTPQAVIAFSEDASVTLTTFSESGGDETFQILKGDKDKKRKKQPNNEKSEPLLVPYALANGYATFYCLDSNEEERRSIYKRNYKTGQQEKIYETPSFKILSIITDKNRELIGVKALRNGTVVREYLGNLHFSNNPDSEQKNIIFSSSQDGSVALYYVESHNEPGRVELRNKNQKRIILDSIYPKLPKKLNTKLIRGSIINEGLNIPYLLTLPDQNTSSHPLVVLPHGGPIGVHDTPYFDNTAQFLAAQGYAVLRINYRGSSGHDKQLYEAGKKQWGNLILDDILKTTLEVALRPDVDGSSICLMGFSYGAYATAALLTQNPETYRCGVAVSGVYDVNLHINFESRSDERNQWIYDNIGNPADEYDLLKSISPLYQANQLQRPLMLAHGVKDSVTSVEQAYRYEFMLNKYNKPHLFYIDDELGHSFDDAARATKLMDRAAKFLSKHIQN from the coding sequence ATGATTTTACGTTTTATTTTTATAGCTATAGCAGCGATACAAATCTATCCCGCAACTTCGTATTCAATAGAACCAGCCTCGAATTATTTTAGCGAGGACGGCATATTATATGCAGCTGTAGCGCCCAATGGAAAATCTTTGGCCTCTGTTTATTCGAAGAATAATACTCAAAATATTTATATGGTAGATTTGTCCACACTGCAAAAGAGGCAAATATTTTCTACTGCTCAGTATAACCAGGAAGATTCTGCAATTGTCGACTTAGCCTGGCTAGATAACCGCTATATAGCCCTACAATTCAAACAATTTCATCAAGGTATTGAAGATATCATTGACACAAAAAGTCGCGAACGATTAATAATCCTAGATTCGTCGGCAACACAAAACAGCATAAGGAGTGTACGAACAAAAGGTTGGCTGGTCCACTCGCTTCCCACTGTGCCTACCAGCTTTTTATATGCGAAAAGCGGAGTTTACTCCAAGCTCTATACCCTAAATGTTGAGAGCCTAGCTGAAGATAAGGTAAAACTCGGAAAATTAGATAGAGTAGATGGCGGGCAATTCAAACCCAGCAATGAGCTACGTTCTATCGCAGGTTACGCCATTCGCTGGTTTTTAACAGAATCGGGCACCCCTCAAGCAGTTATTGCATTTTCTGAAGATGCTAGCGTAACTCTGACAACTTTTTCAGAAAGTGGTGGTGATGAAACCTTCCAAATATTAAAGGGTGACAAAGATAAAAAACGCAAAAAACAGCCAAATAACGAAAAATCGGAACCGCTGTTAGTACCCTATGCATTGGCAAACGGATACGCTACTTTCTATTGCCTGGACTCCAATGAAGAAGAACGGAGATCGATTTACAAACGAAACTATAAAACAGGCCAACAGGAAAAAATTTATGAGACCCCTTCTTTTAAGATTCTTTCAATTATCACCGATAAAAATCGTGAACTGATTGGCGTTAAGGCACTGAGAAATGGTACTGTCGTAAGAGAATACCTTGGTAATCTCCATTTTTCTAATAATCCAGATTCGGAGCAAAAAAATATAATATTCAGCAGTAGCCAGGATGGTAGTGTTGCGCTTTATTATGTTGAATCCCACAATGAACCCGGGCGAGTCGAACTCAGGAATAAAAATCAAAAAAGGATAATTCTCGATAGCATTTACCCGAAACTTCCAAAAAAGTTAAATACTAAGCTCATACGTGGCAGCATAATAAACGAAGGGCTAAATATCCCATATCTGCTGACCTTACCCGATCAAAACACTAGCTCTCACCCTTTGGTTGTACTACCCCATGGCGGCCCTATCGGCGTTCACGACACCCCTTATTTTGACAATACAGCACAATTTCTAGCCGCTCAGGGCTACGCGGTGTTGCGTATAAATTATCGGGGTTCCAGTGGCCACGACAAGCAACTCTACGAGGCGGGGAAAAAGCAATGGGGTAACTTAATACTTGACGACATACTCAAAACCACCCTGGAAGTGGCTTTACGGCCGGATGTTGACGGCAGCTCAATTTGTCTAATGGGATTCAGTTACGGCGCTTATGCAACCGCTGCCCTGCTAACGCAAAACCCCGAAACTTACCGTTGCGGTGTAGCCGTTTCCGGAGTATACGATGTTAACTTGCATATTAATTTTGAGTCGCGCAGCGACGAACGCAACCAATGGATATACGATAACATCGGCAACCCCGCGGACGAGTACGATTTACTAAAATCTATTTCGCCTCTTTATCAGGCAAACCAATTACAGCGACCGCTTATGCTGGCCCACGGTGTTAAAGATTCAGTCACGAGTGTCGAACAGGCCTATCGCTACGAATTTATGCTCAACAAGTACAACAAACCTCATTTGTTTTACATCGACGACGAACTGGGACACTCATTTGATGACGCCGCCCGTGCCACAAAATTAATGGATCGCGCGGCCAAATTCCTATCTAAACATATTCAAAACTAG